One genomic region from Haloprofundus salinisoli encodes:
- a CDS encoding ubiquitin-like small modifier protein 1 produces the protein MQWKLFADLAETAGTRTVSLDADCDTVGDALDVLLSSRPALESRVLDDDGEVQDHINVLRNGESVFTGEGLDTPVANGDELALFPPVSGG, from the coding sequence ATGCAGTGGAAGCTTTTCGCAGACCTCGCGGAGACGGCTGGAACGCGGACCGTTTCGCTCGACGCCGACTGCGACACCGTCGGCGACGCGCTCGACGTGCTCCTCTCGTCGCGCCCGGCGCTCGAATCGCGCGTCCTCGACGACGACGGCGAGGTACAAGACCACATCAACGTGCTCCGAAACGGCGAGAGCGTCTTCACCGGCGAGGGGCTCGACACGCCCGTCGCCAACGGCGACGAACTCGCGCTGTTCCCGCCGGTCAGCGGCGGCTGA